A window of Chitinophaga sp. MM2321 contains these coding sequences:
- a CDS encoding type IX secretion system membrane protein PorP/SprF, giving the protein MNKRPMKALGVIVLCWCCCLQLQAQQEPLYSQYMFNGMIINPAYPSMDESSSLTAVGRNQWVGVDGAPKTATASFYTPLKATNTSLGVSLMNEKITVNSQTAVNFNISQRVKLNEKIYLAMGIKGGMSQFREDNSSLSTTDPAFAHDQSYWRTDVGFGFMLFTDRFFIGLSSPTFKSFDLGSSVNKVVVQSHYYVQTGYLININDDVKLKPNVLLRAVKGTGFQYDLNANILLKNLIWLGASWRSEKTLTGLVQIQASKSLQIGYSYDTPMQSNLKGAQTVSHELMVNYRFSWSKWKVVAPRYF; this is encoded by the coding sequence ATGAATAAGCGTCCTATGAAAGCTTTAGGGGTTATTGTATTATGCTGGTGCTGCTGTCTGCAGCTGCAGGCGCAGCAGGAGCCACTGTACTCACAATATATGTTCAATGGCATGATTATCAATCCTGCTTATCCATCTATGGATGAGTCATCGAGTCTTACCGCTGTAGGCCGTAACCAGTGGGTAGGTGTGGATGGAGCGCCTAAAACTGCCACTGCTTCTTTTTATACGCCGTTGAAAGCTACCAATACAAGTCTCGGTGTTTCACTGATGAACGAAAAGATTACGGTGAACTCGCAGACAGCTGTCAACTTCAACATCTCGCAACGGGTAAAGCTGAACGAAAAAATTTACCTGGCTATGGGGATAAAGGGTGGGATGTCGCAATTCCGGGAGGATAATAGTTCGTTGTCAACCACCGATCCCGCTTTTGCACATGACCAGAGTTATTGGAGAACCGATGTGGGGTTTGGCTTCATGTTGTTTACAGATCGTTTTTTTATCGGTCTGTCATCTCCTACTTTCAAAAGCTTTGACCTGGGTAGCAGTGTGAATAAAGTGGTGGTGCAATCGCATTATTATGTGCAGACAGGGTACCTGATCAATATTAATGACGATGTAAAACTGAAACCGAATGTGTTGTTGCGTGCTGTGAAAGGAACCGGTTTTCAGTATGACCTGAATGCCAATATCCTCCTGAAAAACCTGATATGGTTGGGCGCTTCCTGGCGTTCGGAGAAAACGCTTACCGGGTTGGTACAGATCCAGGCCAGCAAAAGTTTGCAAATAGGCTATTCGTATGATACACCGATGCAATCGAATCTGAAGGGTGCGCAAACCGTATCGCATGAATTGATGGTCAACTACCGTTTTTCCTGGTCTAAATGGAAAGTGGTAGCGCCACGTTATTTCTAA
- a CDS encoding OmpA family protein, with the protein MRVYPFKYLLLFLSVVCMSASCSFVKDHVQTASFGSMAKVKRAERLYKRQEYERAIFLCNDVINNGSEEKVMRRAKLQLARIYYETRQFEKTISLYDELLYKPAADILVADVTNYIDLLKRTGRVDKAKEVSEVYSNNYKNNARFTNLQESLVNYYSFFNRDSVQNVRVDSLRLNLPGYQYGLALYRDNIVFLSNDFRDDAPQSFYTNSKLYMISEDGIEPFSNSLRGVLQVGPASFFDNGQKVIYTSNRFADVKNEKNSYINYNNGTQLLSAVYQPDHNTWSKPTPVKLGKNVTYSFLHPSVAPNGKRLYFASDMPGGQGGTDIYYADWDKTEKRWKAPVNMGPTVNTNGNELYPFVVGDKLFFSSNGLQGFGGLDIFMINIKKQEEGTIHLPYPVNTQFDDLNPVLDVSRQLLYFTSDRSGVHDNDHIYVLNLKKNPLKQLDLPYPGKPVDDDKVPYTMNQADTRQQLTLVGDKKYDSLLPAKTEVAISVAKPAVNMAVAVSGEPVINNNPEDIPDSSPEIIPWQNAGNNAVAKQPVTAVVADTAPAHAVQTISSHPDLLRWQQEGKGTVLPGKNQDSSDIIIRQQSNVNAYTSKQDSGQQAVGSLWRVPGVIYFDLNSYIPQDQEWYKLDSIFHLWKANPHRLIIVNGHTDTIGTEKYNLALSKNRAVYIQQCLLSRGVDPDRIRINYFGSTRPVLVTRNFNVVADRELFIEMQGVNRRCEIKLQ; encoded by the coding sequence ATGCGAGTATATCCATTTAAGTACCTCCTGCTTTTTCTGAGCGTAGTATGCATGTCTGCTTCCTGTTCTTTTGTAAAGGATCATGTGCAGACAGCTTCGTTCGGGAGTATGGCGAAAGTGAAGCGCGCGGAACGTTTGTATAAAAGACAGGAATATGAAAGAGCTATCTTTTTATGTAATGATGTTATCAATAACGGAAGTGAAGAAAAGGTGATGCGCCGCGCCAAATTACAGCTGGCACGCATTTATTATGAAACCAGGCAGTTTGAAAAAACCATCAGCCTGTATGATGAACTGTTATATAAACCTGCTGCTGATATCCTCGTAGCAGATGTTACCAATTATATTGATCTGCTCAAACGTACCGGCAGGGTAGATAAAGCAAAAGAAGTAAGTGAAGTATATAGTAACAACTATAAGAACAATGCCCGCTTCACCAACTTGCAGGAATCGCTGGTAAACTATTATTCCTTTTTTAACCGTGACTCTGTGCAGAACGTGCGGGTAGACAGTTTAAGGCTTAATCTGCCGGGATACCAGTATGGACTGGCATTGTACCGTGATAACATTGTATTCCTTTCCAATGATTTCAGGGATGATGCGCCGCAATCATTTTATACCAATTCCAAGTTGTACATGATTTCGGAAGATGGTATTGAACCTTTCAGCAATAGTTTGCGTGGCGTGTTGCAGGTAGGTCCCGCTTCTTTTTTTGATAACGGGCAGAAGGTGATCTACACTTCCAACAGGTTTGCAGATGTTAAAAATGAAAAGAATTCCTACATCAATTATAATAATGGTACCCAGTTGTTGTCGGCTGTTTATCAGCCTGACCATAATACCTGGAGTAAACCTACGCCGGTAAAGCTGGGCAAAAATGTAACCTATTCTTTCCTGCATCCATCCGTTGCGCCGAATGGGAAACGTTTGTACTTTGCATCCGATATGCCTGGTGGTCAGGGTGGTACAGACATCTATTACGCTGACTGGGACAAAACGGAGAAACGGTGGAAAGCACCGGTGAACATGGGCCCTACGGTCAATACAAACGGAAATGAATTGTATCCGTTTGTAGTGGGCGACAAACTATTCTTTTCTTCGAATGGGTTGCAGGGCTTTGGTGGACTGGATATATTCATGATCAATATCAAAAAGCAGGAAGAAGGAACGATACATTTACCCTATCCCGTAAATACGCAGTTTGATGATCTGAATCCCGTGCTGGATGTGTCCAGGCAGTTATTATACTTTACATCAGATCGTTCCGGTGTGCATGATAATGACCATATCTATGTTTTAAACCTGAAAAAGAATCCTTTGAAACAACTGGACCTGCCTTATCCCGGTAAACCAGTAGATGATGATAAAGTACCTTATACTATGAATCAGGCGGATACCCGTCAACAGCTGACTTTAGTGGGAGATAAAAAGTATGATAGCCTGCTTCCGGCAAAAACGGAGGTGGCTATATCTGTTGCCAAACCCGCAGTTAATATGGCCGTTGCCGTTAGTGGGGAACCTGTTATCAACAATAATCCGGAAGATATCCCCGATAGTTCACCTGAAATCATTCCCTGGCAAAATGCCGGCAATAATGCAGTTGCAAAACAACCCGTTACTGCGGTAGTTGCTGATACAGCACCGGCGCATGCGGTACAAACTATCAGCAGCCATCCGGATCTTTTGCGGTGGCAGCAGGAAGGGAAAGGGACTGTTTTGCCTGGCAAAAATCAGGATAGTAGTGATATTATTATCCGGCAGCAGTCGAACGTAAACGCATATACGTCAAAACAGGATAGCGGTCAGCAGGCTGTTGGTTCACTGTGGCGTGTACCCGGCGTCATTTATTTTGATCTGAACTCTTATATACCGCAGGATCAGGAATGGTATAAGCTGGATTCTATCTTCCATTTATGGAAAGCCAATCCGCACCGGTTGATTATAGTCAATGGCCATACAGATACTATCGGTACAGAAAAGTATAACCTGGCTTTATCGAAGAACCGCGCTGTATACATACAG